ATCACTTCCGGTATTTCGCGGGCGCCATCCGCGCGCAGGAGGGTTCGCTGAGTCAGATCGACGACGACACCGTGGCCTACCACTTCCATGAACCGCTCGGCGTGGTCGGCCAGATCATCCCGTGGAACTTCCCGATCCTGATGGCCACCTGGAAGCTCGCGCCCGCGCTGGCGGCCGGCAACGCCGTCGTGCTCAAGCCCGCCGAGCAGACCCCCGCGTCGATCCTCTACCTGATGAGCCTGATCGGCGACCTGCTGCCCGCCGGCGTCTTGAACGTCGTCAACGGCTTCGGTTTCGAGGCGGGTAAGCCGCTTGCGTCGAGCAATCGCATCGCCAAGATCGCGTTCACCGGCGAGACCACCACCGGCCGGCTGATCATGCAGTACGCATCCCAGAACCTGATCCCGGTGACGTTGGAGCTCGGCGGCAAGAGCCCCAACATCTTCTTCAGCGATGTGATGGCCGCAGGTGATGACTTCCAGGACAAGGCGCTGGAGGGCTTCACCATGTTCGCCCTCAACCAGGGCGAGGTGTGCACCTGCCCGTCGCGCAGCCTGATCCAGGCCGACATCTACGACGAGTTCCTCGAACTCGCGGCCATTCGCACCAAGGCGGTCCGGCAGGGCGATCCGCTGGACACCGAGACGATGATCGGGTCGCAGGCATCAAACGATCAGTTGGAAAAGGTGTTGTCCTACATCGAGGTTGGCAAAGACGAGGGTGCGCGGGTCGTCACCGGCGGCGAGCGTGCACAGCTCGGCGGTGACCTCAACGGCGGCTACTACGTGCAGCCGACGATCTTCGAGGGCAACAACAAGATGCGCATCTTCCAGGAGGAGATCTTCGGACCCGTCGTCGCGGTCACGTCGTTCAAGGACTACGACGACGCGATTGGCATCGCCAACGACACCCTCTACGGACTCGGCGCGGGCGTGTGGTCGCGCGACGGGAACACCGCGTACCGGGCCGGGCGCGATATCAAGGCCGGCCGGGTGTGGACCAACTGCTATCACGCCTATCCGGCGCATGCCGCGTTCGGCGGCTACAAGCAGTCCGGCATCGGCCGGGAAAACCACAAGATGATGCTCGACCACTACCAGCAGACGAAGAACCTGCTGGTGTCCTACTCCAACAAAGCGCAGGGCTTCTTCTGATCTTGAAACTGGCGCGAACGTGGGTTACCCGCACGCCACATCGCGGTATTGCGTGACGGTAACCCACGTTCGGCGGAGAGGGAATCGTGACTGACGCTCCGCCTCGTGCGCTGATCACCCAGGCGGCCGCGGATCTGCTTGCGCGGCTGCAGGGGCGACACGGCGCGCTCATGTTCCACCAGTCCGGCGGCTGCTGCGACGGGTCGTCGCCCATGTGCTACCCCGAGGGTGAGTTCCTCGTCGGGGATCGCGACGTCCTGCTTGGGGTGCTCGACGTCGGCGAAGGAGTTCCGGTGTGGATCTCGGGGCCGCAGTTCGAGGCGTGGAAACACACGCAGTTGGTCATCGACGTCGTCCCCGGCAGGGGAGGGGGCTTCAGCGTCGAAGCGCCGGAAGGGATGCGGTTCCTTTCCCGCGGGCGCGCGTTCAGCAGTGACGAGAACGACCTGCTGAACGCCGCCGAGCCGGTGACCGGTGCGGAGTTCGCACAGGGCAGGAGGCCACCGCGGGCCGGTACGCACATCGTCGCGGAAGCCGTCGACGCGTGCTCGATTCCCGGGCGTGCCTCAAGCGCCTAGCGTTTTCTCGGCGTTAACCTCGAAGGGTGATACCGCTGCCGCGCCCGCGGTTGCTGACCAGCGCTCTGCTGATCGGCACGGCGTTCGGGCTGCTCCTCGGTATCGGCGCAAGCCTGGTGGTGACCGCCAAAATCCGGCCCGACGTGGTGATAGCCCTTGTCGTCGGCGTGCCCGGGGTGATCGGCATGTTGACGATTTTGTTGTCGCGCCGACGCTGGCTGACGGCGGTCGGCACCTTCGTCATCGCCATCTCCCCGGGCTGGTTCGGCGCGCTGGTGGCGATACAGACGGTGAATGGTGCTTGACGTGGACCGCGACCTGCTGATCGAAGACACCCAAGAGTTCACGCCGTCGTGGGATACCGGCGAATTCGACGCGCAACCCCAGCCGGTCGACGAGGCGCCGTCGGAGCCATTGCCCGTACCGGCGCCCCCGCTGGTCGTGCCGGGCAGAGACCTCTATCTCAAGCGCTGGCACTTCGTGCTGGTCGTGGCATGCGTATGGGCCGTCGCGGCGGCCGCCGCGGGATGGGGACTCTATTTCTGGTGGTACCACTCGAT
The sequence above is drawn from the Mycobacterium gallinarum genome and encodes:
- the adh gene encoding aldehyde dehydrogenase, translating into MTVYARPGSTDALMSYESRYGNFIGGEWVPPASGEYFENPTPVTGQPFCEVPRSNETDIEKALDAAHGAATAWGKTPAGERANILNKIADRIESNLESLALAEAWDNGKPIRETLNADLPLAVDHFRYFAGAIRAQEGSLSQIDDDTVAYHFHEPLGVVGQIIPWNFPILMATWKLAPALAAGNAVVLKPAEQTPASILYLMSLIGDLLPAGVLNVVNGFGFEAGKPLASSNRIAKIAFTGETTTGRLIMQYASQNLIPVTLELGGKSPNIFFSDVMAAGDDFQDKALEGFTMFALNQGEVCTCPSRSLIQADIYDEFLELAAIRTKAVRQGDPLDTETMIGSQASNDQLEKVLSYIEVGKDEGARVVTGGERAQLGGDLNGGYYVQPTIFEGNNKMRIFQEEIFGPVVAVTSFKDYDDAIGIANDTLYGLGAGVWSRDGNTAYRAGRDIKAGRVWTNCYHAYPAHAAFGGYKQSGIGRENHKMMLDHYQQTKNLLVSYSNKAQGFF
- a CDS encoding DUF779 domain-containing protein gives rise to the protein MTDAPPRALITQAAADLLARLQGRHGALMFHQSGGCCDGSSPMCYPEGEFLVGDRDVLLGVLDVGEGVPVWISGPQFEAWKHTQLVIDVVPGRGGGFSVEAPEGMRFLSRGRAFSSDENDLLNAAEPVTGAEFAQGRRPPRAGTHIVAEAVDACSIPGRASSA
- a CDS encoding putative holin, translating into MIPLPRPRLLTSALLIGTAFGLLLGIGASLVVTAKIRPDVVIALVVGVPGVIGMLTILLSRRRWLTAVGTFVIAISPGWFGALVAIQTVNGA